AACCAACCAGGAGGTGcgactgctttttttttatatttttttttatcgggCCAATTGTCGAGCGAGTTAGAATGTCCAACGACACCAGGTCAAGGTAGACGACACTCGCCTGGTCTTTGTGCAGATTGGTCGGCGGCGGAGCAAAGCTACACGCGGGCGCTGCGTCTGTGTCCGTGCTGCTTCGCCCCGGAGCGAGCGGTCCTCTTCTCCAACAGAGCGGCGGCCAGACTCCGCCTGGTAAGCCGCCGCCTCCGCCAGACTCCGCCCGAGAAGCCGCCGACGCGCCGGCTAACGGCGGCCCTCGCCCTGTCGCCCCTTTGCCGGCCGCCCGGCGTCAGGAAAGGAAGGAGGACGGGATAGCCGACTGCTCCAAGGGTGAGTGACGGCCGCGCCGCGCGCCTCCCGCGCCTTTGTTGACGGCTCCGTTGTGCGACGCCAGCGCTGGAGCTGAATCCGGACTATGTCAAGGCGCTGTTGAGGAGGGCGGAGCTCTACGAACAGACAGAGCAGCTTGAAAAGGCCCTGGAGGACTACGGGGAGGCTCTGAGGCGAGATCCGGAGCTGGAGGCGGCCAAGCGGGCCTGCGCGGTGAGTCCGGGGACCCGACGTCATATACTAAAGGCCATTAGCGCCCACGCAATTGGTGGCGCGTTGCAGACCCTAGCCCTAAATTGAAGGCTGGTGGAATGGGTAGTTTGGAATGAACTGGGGCATGTGCTTTTCCCGCAGCGTTTACCTCAGGAGATCCACGACAAGAACGAGAAGCTGAAGGAGGAAATGTTAGGTAGGAGTGGAAGCCCTGCCGCGCCgccccattttaaaaaaaattaaaaaaaagatttcatttGATTGAtaggatgatttttttcttttttttcccccacggACCAACTGACCTATCTCCACAGGCAAACTGAAGGAGCTGGGCAACATGGTCCTGCGACCGTTCGGCCTGTCCACCAACAACTTCCGAGTGGACCGCAACGCCGACACGGGCTCCTACTCCGTCAACTTTGTCAACAAGTCCGACGGCACGTGATGTGGCCAATAAAACTCTTTGAAGTCCCAATCAATGAGCAAATCCGTGGCTTTAATCGACAACAATTCACTGAGCTCTCCTGGACAGCAACATCTCCCGAATGTTGTCCTCCGCCTCCTTGACGCTGCGTTCCAGATAGATCTTTTTCTGCTGGGAGTCACAAATAAATACGACATAAGAATACAATCAATAAAGCGGTGCTTCTTAAGCGGGGTTTGGATGGAAGGAATCCCGGGGGTCGGGCCAGTCGGTCTCGGGAGTTGGGCGGAGCCTTTGCCACGGACACCGGTCGTGTCTATGCACCGTAACGTGCCCCACTTGACCGTCACTGGCAGCGGACCATCACGTGACATCGTTTGGCCAATCAGTGGTGCGAGGAGTTTAaacatcttgaatttgaaaaaagagaTCATATTTTATTGGATACTTGAGTAGTAGGGTTTGGTggatgcgcatatgaaactggagGCTTCGGTAACTCcgacaaggttaagaaccactgaagTAAAGACAAAGGTTTCAGCCCCAAGTATTACTAAActtgcccccccccctcacccccttAGCATTGCTTGCCATTACAGCAGTAAACGTTCAATTTAAGCAGCGGGCCACAAATCCTCATttttgtgccattgacggctctagacgtccaatccatcccagttaaaatggattgacgTCCCGTGGACCGCAGCAAATGGATGAATCGAGTTCCTCGTTTGGGgcataaatggatttttttggttcttGTTGTTGACCAAAATATTGCATTGACTAGAACGCTTAGTATCTTCTCATttgaccccacccccaaatAATCATTGGAAATGTGCAAACAAGCCTACTTCATTGCGGATTCTTTTGATTGAGAGAGGGGGACGGGGCACAATTCCTACCTCCAGTTCTTTGATTTTCTCCTCGGCGGTCTTCTGCTTTGTCTTGAGCTGTTGCGTGATGCCTTCTTTGGACTGCAGGATGAACCTGAAAGGATGGGATGTGAGTCGAGGCAGAGCGAGTCGTTGGGGGGGCCAAGCGAGCCGCGCTTTTTGGCCCATGGAGGCAGGCGAGCAGACTCACATGCGCCCGACACCCTCGTACATGCGGGTGTCGTCGCCGAGCGTGTCGATCTCGGCGCGTGTCAGGTTGGCGTGCTTCTGCACGTGCGTCAGCTGCTCGATCTGCAGGTTGGCCAGCTTCACCTTCTGCTGAGTGTCGATCATCTTCACCTGCAGTTCCGAGAAGGCCTGCGGTAGCAAACGAGGCTTAGTGgctatattaaatggcacacatACGGGAAgaaggtacgatccactacgCACTCTTTATGCCGCGACGGGTGCATCAACCTTTTGCAGACTGATACTACTTAGTGCTCAGGTCAAAACTACTTAccgctgaataaagtctgacttggaatttgaaTGACCTTAAGTATCAAGAATTATGCCAACcgtgaacaccatacaaatcttgccaaaaagaTGAGTTGCCGTTTAACATACCAGGGTATATGAAACGGCAGGGGTACGTTAAATGGCGCACAatcgggaggctcaaaaaaaagcaaaaatcgtTAAACATACCCGGCTATAGtaaacggcaaaatacggtagttaggCTTCTGAGGGGGGAGCCCGCTCCGCCATCCCAAAATGCCCAACCGAACCGCTCAGGTCTCCAGCTGGGCTGGGGTGGACGGCACTGAACTCGAATGAACTGAACTGTACTAGACCGAATTGATTCGTCGCCCGACCTCCTTGCTGGGCTTTGTCAAAGTCGACGGACGGGCAACGTATTCGGTGCTTTGTCAAAGTCGACGGACGGGCATCGTATTCGACTGGCGCTTGGCTTCAATTACCTTCTTGAGCTCCAGATCGACGGGCGCCGCCATTCTCTCCAGCGAGCGAGGGCGCGCAGGCGTAATGTCTCCATACTAATTTCCGGCGCTCCGGTAAAACGTCACCATATTAACTTCCGGCGCGCTGGCGTAACGTCTCTATACTCATTTACGGCTGCTGTCGCACGTCACTCTTTCGGCACACGTGACCTTTAAAGCGACTACGCTTCCTAAACGTCCTCGTCACAAACGAAGGTCGCCTAAGCCAAATGAAGTTACATTTCTAGTCAACACGAGGCTATTACCTGCCTGCGCTCAAGCACCCGTTCTAATCGGCGACAAGCGTGAAATAAAAACACCCTTTGCCCCTTTCAAAGAGCCGGCGACAACCCCCATccatgtgtatttttatttcggAAGGCCGAACaccttggggggaaaaagtcacATTAGTACAAGTACACCTGTGTCAATCTCGCCTTACAAAAGTAATTCGGTGTTGCACTGATTCACGTCGTTTTTTTGTGGCTGTAAACCAAGTAAAACACAAACTGGGCAGCCACCGATTCCCCTCTCGGGAACCGTGCGACGCTATCCCCGTCAAGTTGTTCGGAATGCTGCCCAATCGCGCGAGTCAATAAGTGACGCGAaaggtttgtttaaaaaaaaaaaaaaaaaagctggagtTGGAGATGATTGCTGTGGCCTTTGCGCAAATTTGCCACCTTGAATATTTAACCCCCCACCCTCCCCGACACGTGACGCACACGCGAGAAGGGCGGGGAAAGACGAACGGCGTGTCCAGCTGGTGACCTGCCGACCGCTCGCTCGCCCGCCCGCCAATTTGTTTGTTGCTTTGATCCGCCGGGGTGAATTCCGATCGGAGGCGGCACAGAGGGGGGGTCCCGGGGTGATCCTGACTTTGGTCGTCGGCTCTTTCAAAAGGACCAGCGGAATGTTCCGGTGACCCTCTCGGGCAACCTCGGGCAGCCACGGGATACCCCGTTGACCGTGGGTCCATTGAAACGGGTCGCCGGAAAGTTTCTACCGCCAATGAGGAGCGGTCGCCATTCCGTTCTAATGAAGGGTGTGGGGGCGTTGAGCACTGGGGGGGGCACTTGCATTACGGATAGAGTCCAGTCCCCGGACGGCCGAGCAGCTTAATGACTGCCAAGCGGAATATCTCCAGTTAACATGATGAGCGGAAAGGAAGTTGTAATGAACAACAAACAACAATGTCTTGTCTGCTTACTCGTCCATCACCACTTGGCAGTTCACGGCAAGTGGACTCCCGAGAACATTAACAGACGATGCTGGTTAAGGGGGCAGGTGTCAAAGTCTGCAAACCCCCAGCCCCCACCCCTCGAGCCCCTCCAGTCGGGGAAAACTTCTTGCCGATTGACTCGTTGGCGCCGGTCCTTGCGCTCCGCTGCGTTACGAGGTAAGCGGGCGTCCGCCGGCCCAAATCCGCTCGTGTCGGGAAACGTGCCCACCTTTAAGCTTTTAAGGCGACTCAGCAGACCGCCTCGGGagttttgggaggaaaaaaaaataaagccaacGCCGTCGTCATGCTGTCAACTTTCGGCAGCTGAGGGTTCgagtggcctttttttttcttcttgcaaTTCTCAGACATCCCAAGAGAAAAGAGACTTGGACGACGGCAACATGGGCTTCAGTGAGCTGCTCGACCAGGTGAGCGAGCCATCCTTTCTTTGATTAGCCGGCTTCCACTTTGACCGGCCGTCCGTCTTTGACGAGGCACCGAGCCATGCTTTTCGGTCATGGGGTCGACCGGAGGTCTTGGCCGCCGCTCCGTCTCTCCCGCCGCCACCGTGGAAGGTTCCATCTGGAGCCAGCGGTCGCCGTTTTGTCGGTCTGCTTTTTAAGCACCAAAGCGCGAGCGGCTCGCCCGTCATTTATCCGCGGGCAGAGCGCACGGTCATCTTGGCGGTGTGACAATCTCCCTCCCGGTGGCGGTGTCAGATGGGTGGTTTCGGCCGGTACCAGTGGCTTCACGTGACCTTGATCAGTTTCCCGGGCCTCCTGATGGCCAGTCAGAACCTCCTCAACAACTTTGTCTCGGGGACCCCCGGCCACCGCTGCAGCCTGTCGGCCAATCACAGCTTTTGGAATGTGACGCGAGAGGTAGGCCACGCTTTTGCATCCGGCGCCGCCGACGAGCGTGGACGCGTGCCGACGCTTGGCGACTTTCAGGCGGAGGGCGAGTACGCCTTGAAGGCTTTCATTCCGCCGGACCCGTCGGGTACCAGACTGGACCGCTGTCGCAGGTGTTTTGTCACGGCCGGTCCCCCTTGGTCGGCGCGGCGGCTGACGGCGGTTTGAGTTGACCCTAACCCTGTGCCCCGCCCGCCCCACCCCATGACTTTCAGGTACGTGACGCCACAGTGGCAGATGCTGAAAGCCAACGGCTCCGACAACGCCAGTGAGGCACGCACCGAAAGCTGCGTGGACGGATGGACTTTTGAGCGCTCCGAGTTCATCGCCACCACCGTTTCTGAGGTGAGCCCACGGTCCGGCGGAGAGCGAGCGCTTCCGCTGGAAGCCCCCGGGGAGCGGGGAAGCCCACGTGATTTGGGGTTGTcaatgcgtgcgtgcgtgcgtcctCAGTGGGACCTGGTGTGCTCCCTGCGTCCCCTCAAGCAGATGATCCAAACCGTGTACATGGGCGGCGTTTTAGCCGGCGCCGTCATCTACGGCGGCCTGTCCGACAGGTgcgaggcgggcgggcggccgaGGCGCTTACTTGTAGTGCCTTTGCCGTGACCCCACGGACCCTCCTCCGTTCCCACCCCCGTGGCCTCAGGTTCGGCCGGCGCTCCATCCTCATCTGGTCCTACCTGCAGCTGGGCGTCCTGGGCACTTGCTGTGCCTTTTCGCAGTCTTACTGGGTGTATTGCGCCTTTCGCTTCCTGAGCGGCATGGCCGTTTCGGGCATCATCCTCAACTCCGTCTCCCTGAGTAAGAGCTTTTTGGCGCCGAGTTCCCACGGGGCCCTCCCACGGGCCCCGCCCACGTGACGCTCTTGCCTTTGGCGCCAGAGGTGGAGTGGATCCCCACCAAAACCAGGACTCTGGTGGGAACGCTGACCTCCTTCTACTTCACCTTCGGTCAGATGCTCTTGGCGGGCCTGGCTTATTGGCTGCGGGACTGGAGGAAGCTGCACGTGGCCGTGTGCGCCCCCCACATCCTCTTCTTCGCCTACAGTTGGTACGTAGGACCATCCCCGCCCGACTCCCCTCGGGGACAGAGCGCTTGACGTGCCCCACCCGCCGCTCAGGTGGTTTGCCGAGTCGGCCCGCTGGCTGCTGCTCAGGCGACGCCCCGGGGAGGCGCTGAAGACCCTCCGCAGAGTGGCTCGCATCAACGGAAAAGCCCACGTGTCCGACGGACTGACGCCGGAGGTGGCGCGCGTGTGCCGtcggcgtggtggtggtggtggtggtggtggtggtggtggttctCCGGGCCAGCCTGACGGAAGCATTCCGCCCGCAGGTGCTTCGCTCGCATATGAGCAAGGAGCTGGAGACGGACCAACAGAGCTTGACCGCCTACGACCTCCTGAGGACGCCCGGCATGAGACGCATCTCCGTCTGCCTCATCGCCGTCTGGTGAGGGTGGCCGTCAGCGCGTAGGGTTGGCCCGAGGGTGGTCGGGTGGGTGGCTTTGGCGTTCACGTCCCGGCGCTCCCGTGTCTGTCTTCTGCCCGCCGAGACTAAAAGAAGATGAGTGACGGGCAGACTTGTTGTGTTCCGCCGATAGGTTCTCCACCAGCTTTGCCTACTACGGCTTAGCCATGGACCTGCAGAAGTTTGGGGTGAGCGCGCGCGTGCGCCCGTAACGCTTGGGGGCGGGATTTAGCCCCTTAGCCCCTAGGTCGCCGCCAGTATTCCGACCTCTTCCGTCTCCAGGTGAGCATTTACGTGATGCAGCTCATTTTCGGGGCCGTGGACATTCCCgccaaagtggcggccctgggcATGCTGAGTTTTCTCGGGAGAAGGGTGTCTCAGGCCGTCTGCCTCTTGGCGTCCGCCCTCATCATCTTCTCCAACATCTTTGTCCCAGCGGGTAATGGAGACTTTTCTTTTTGGGTGACCCGTCGGCGGCGGGACGGCCGGGGACTGGCGCCGGTCGCCGGCGGGACGGCCTGGGACCGGCGCCCAGGTGGCGCCGGTCGCCGGCGGGACGGCCTGGGACCGGCGCCCAGGTGGCGCCTCGCTGCCACCGGCGCTAACGTGGCGGCCGCCGCTCCCTCTTTTAGAGCAGCAAGTGGTCAGGACCACTCTGGCGTGTCTGGGTAAGGCTTTCACCTCGGCCTCCTTCACCACCGTCTACCTGTACACCGGAGAACTCTACCCCACCGTCATCAGGTAGCCGCTCCTCTCTCCCCGCCCGCCGTCCGCTTAGCTTATCTCTCTTTTGCCTGGCgccacctgcaaaaaaaaaaatatatatggaaggggataaaaaagacaaaagaaaacaagagtTTAGCACGCACTCACCATCCGTGTTGAATCCGTCTTCCCAAGGCAAACGGGAATGGGTCTGGCGTCCACCATGGCCAGGGTGGGCAGCATGGCGGCGCCCGCCGTCCTCATCTTGGACGAGGTAGTAACCGACCGGCCGGGGCGGCTTTCGACTCGCCGCCGTCCCCTGAAAAGACGCCGCGGGTTGAGCCTTCCCTCCAGGTCTTCCCCGCTTTGCCCAGCGTGGTGTACGGGGGGGCGGCCGTCCTGGCTTCGGGCTTCGCCTGCTTCCTGCCCGAGACGCTCAACGTTCCCTTGCCGGACACCGTGCAGGACGTGGAGGACAGATGGTGAGCGTCGCCAGCGGGCCGCGGCTCGCGATTGCAAATCACTTACGGGCGAAAATCCGGGGAGCCGGCCGACTCGTCAGAATGCCGAGTTTGACGATTTTTGATTGTCACGCGATGATCCAAAGTGGTCGCACCGAAGCATCGGGGCACTTTAAAAGGGATGCTGTTAAAGGGAGAACTGGATTGAAAACTAAATCTCAGGATGAATGATATGCAAGAGTCACTTACTTGGAATCACATGGCCCGCCGTGATGTGCATGCTgcggttaaaaaacaacaaccttttAGACGCCGACCGTTTGACTACGCTCGGCATCTTCAGCTAACTTAGAAGCTAAATAGCTAGTGAATGCTCTGTCACCAAGCTCACTCCTTGGAACACACATCAAAGCACTTTGACGCTAGCGCTAACCCGACGCCGTCTGCCGGAAGGTCTGGCAGAAAGGCGGCAGAGCGGAAGGACGCCGCCACGGGGGACGAGCAAGCGGCGCTCTCTATGAAACAAGTCAAGGACGCCGACGGCGGCAGCGGTCTCAACGCCCTGTGACCGCTGGCCCGCCGGGGGCCATCGTCAGAAGCCCATGGCGTGGCCCCGAGCCCAATCGGAACTGGGATCGGCGGCCAATCTTcacttgaaatgaaataaatgatctGGTCGAGCTGAAGCTATGTTTTGATTGGGGATTTGGTGGGGATTGTTTTTGCAGGTGCACAAACGCTTTATTTGTGACTGAAGAAGCTTCAAAACTAAAATGTGGGTCAACAAAAAGCAAAGAATAAACCATACTGACCATGGAGAAAGACGCGCGCGCGAGCTCACATATCACTACAACCTCCAAGGCGAAACAACATTCCCACGCACAGATGGCAAGAGGTTTTAAATACGTAGACCAGGGTTGACAAGCAAATTGGACACACCTGGCTCACAGGGTgcgcgggagggagggagggagtgagcgagcgagcgagcgagggaGGGCCTTAGTTTCGGTGGGAAGGAGTGGCGTTTGTGACGTAGCGAGGGTTTCACCGAAAAGACACCCGGTTGAAACGCATTTGTGGAAACGTAGATGACGTGTGAAGTGGCGCTTGTTTGGGTGCAACAAAGTGATTAAACTATACACTTGAAGACACAAATctggttttttttcctctcttcacAAATTTAAATGTCACTATAATGGTTGGAGGGAGAGCAAATTGAGCTTCTGCACACAAAACAATGACGttcaaatggggaaaaaaaagcctcaatgAATGAAGAAAAGCCTGCGGAGAAACGGAATTGATTGGTGTTCATTTTTCCCCGCACACTCTTTTTCATCActccatgtctttttttgtccgtCCGACAGCCTGGTTGAACAAGTTAAACTTTGATGGAGGGGCGGTGGTCTTGCTGAGGAAGCTCCGCCTCTCCCGGCCCCGGCTCGTCCCCGCCACCGCCGTCGTCGTCACCGCCGACGTCGCGGGGCGGCTCTCGGGAGAAGGCCCAGCCCTTGAAGGTGGGACTGACGGGCAGTCTCGCGAGGCAGCCCACCCGTCGGATCAGCGCCATCCCCGCCGGAAAGTCATAGGTCGGCGAAGAGGACGACGAGGAAGTCATGGCGCTCCATCGCGTGAGGCCGCGCTCCTCCCTGGAGCCTGCGCGCCGCGTAGAGAGCGCGTCAACGGCGGGGGAGGTGGAAATCGGCCACAACGGCGGAAATCACCTGGAATGGTGTTGTCCAGGCAGAAGGCCAGGAAGCCGCCCACGAACATCTCGGTGGACAAAAGCACCGTCAGGATCTGATCCAGCTCCTCCGCCCCCGTCCGGATGCACTTGGGGTGCGCGTCCAGGTAGGCGGGCAGCGTCAGGCCGAAGAACAGAGAGAAGCCCAGCACGAAGAGATTGCGCGAGGAGTTGAGGTCCACCAGCTGCAGGTTGGACAGACCCACCGCCGTGATCATCCCTGAGAAGTCAGGGTtcaggccgccgccgcctcctcctcctccgtctgGCCCTCGCCGGGGCACAAATGACAAGGCGCAGAAGGCGGAGAAGGCGGAGGAGGCCGACCGAAGAGCGTGCAGAACATCCCTCCCAGGATGGGATCCGGCAAGGAGGCGAAGAGGGCCGTGAACTTCCCCACGCATCCCAGCAGCAACATGATGCCGGCGCCGTACTGAACCACGCGACGGCTGCCAACCTGGACGTCAACGGCCGGGAGTCGGGCCGGCGGCCGTGGTCAGGCGAGGCGGTCGGGCGAGGCGGCCGGGCGAGGCGGCCGGGCGAGGCGGCCGGGCGAGGCGGCCGGGCCAACCGCGGTAGACTTAGCTCGGGCCTCACCTTGGTGATGGCTAGCACGCCGATGTTGGGGCTGGAGGACGTGGAGCCGTTCCCCGTGCCCAGCAGCCCGGCCACGATGCAGCAGACGCCCTCCATGAAGATCCCTCTGCCAAAAGGGGAAGGGGCAAGGGGCCGTGGCGCCTCCCCTCGGCCCCCCTCCGTCTCACCTGTTGATGGCGTGGACCGGAGGCGGCGGCGCCCCGGCCAGCCGAGCGCAGGCGTAGTAGTCTCCGATGGATTCCACGATGCCCGCCAAGGTGGCGCTGAACATGCCCAGCACGCCCGCCAATGTCACCGTCGGCGGCCCCCACTGGCCTGCCGGGCGGTGTAAAAGACAATCTCCATCTGGCTGCCGCCAACATTTCCACCGCCTCgaacgcccgcccgcccgcccgcccggcaCTCACAAGGGTACGGCACCCTGAACCAGGGGGCGGAGGTCATGATGTCCCCGCGGGCGTCGGTGCGGGCCCGGTGACCGTAGCCTCGCGGGTCGCTGGGCAAGAGGTCCGCCAGCGTGAAGACGTAGCACAGGAGCCACACCAGCACGATGGCCAGGATGATCTGAAAACAGAGGAAGCTCATTGGTGGAGAGACGGGACCAACCACCGCCCCActtgcccgcccgcccgcccgctcctTTACGGGAAACATCTTGAAGACGTGAAGCCTGCTCAACCTCAGGCCTCGCTTCCTGCTGTAAACGGGGAAAGGCAGCGAGGTGGTCCGCAGGTACTGAGCGAACAGCACGATGAGGAGGATGCACCTGCgggcgcacacacacgcacgcccaCAGCGTCAGCGCCGGCCGGCCACCGCAACGGGAGGCGGTACCGGGACGCGGGGCCTCACAGCGCCGAGAAGCCCCAGTGGGAGCCGGCCCGGTCGCCGGCCGTGGCGAAGACGGAGAGGCCGATGAGCGAGACGGTGGGCGTGACGGTCAGCGGTCCGATGTAGTCCAGGAGGACGCCGGGGAGCCCCAGGAGACCGATGGCCACCTCCACCGTGCTGGACACCACGATGGCGCCCTGGATCTGAGCGCGTCCGCCGGTCAGGATGgacggcaaaaaaaatggagggacgGACGGGTGGGGGTTGCTCGAGGGACACCTCTCGGATGCGAGGCTGCCAGACGTGGGCCGTGTCCAGCGGGAGGCTCCCGTTGCCGTAAATCTGGTCTGGCCACACGGGCAGACGGAGGCGGGTGAGAAggggcggacggacggacgggtggACGGATGGACCGACagatggacggacagacggacggacagatggacggacggacagatggacggacagacggacggacaaacggacagatggacggacGCTCCTCTCACCCTGGCTGGGGCAGGTCCAGCGCTCCAAGCCGAGAATGGCTTGCGCGGGAATCAGGAAGGCCAGAGCGGACGCTTGAAAGAGAGGAAGTCTACGGCGGCAAATAAGCGCTGGCTCATCCTCGCTCATCCTCGCCGTCACGTCCCTCACGTCCGGCTGGCTCACCTCACTCCCACGGTGGTCTGTACCAAGGTGGTGATTCCCACGGTGGTGAAGATGGTTCCGATGAGCTGGCTGACCACCTTCTGGTCACGCCCCACGCACATGGCCTCGGCCAAAAGGAAGGGAACGGCCACCGTCCCGCTGAAGCAGGTCAGGTAGTGCTGGACGCGGCGGCGTGGGGGACGGACGGACAGGGTCAgggctcggcggcggcggctcgtgggcgctcctcctcctcctcgtccggGCGGCTTACCTGCAGGCCCAGCAGAACGCACAGGTACCAAGGCGGGACGTCCTCCACCGTGTAAATCATGTCCGCCGCCAGACCGCGCCGGCCGTCGGCCTCTTTGGCGGCGGCGGGAGCTCGCCGGCTCCGCCTCCCCGAGGCCTCGTCTTGACTCTGCGTGTGCCAAAGACGTGGGCTTTGTCACTGGCGGGCAAAAGCCGTCCTCTCTGACGGCGCCCACGCGGGAGAGCGTCGGGGTGACCCGCCCGACCGCGCCAGGTACACACGCCTGGTGTTGGGATGGCTGCGGGGCCCCCCGACCTCGGGCTAGACGTGGTGGTCAACTGGTCCCGCCGGGAAGCCGGGACTCCACGCTAGCGCTTACCTCGCCGTGGTCTTGACCCCCATCGGCCATGTCGATTCAGGAAAGAGTCCCGGGGCAGCGGCGGCTTTCCC
This portion of the Stigmatopora nigra isolate UIUO_SnigA chromosome 19, RoL_Snig_1.1, whole genome shotgun sequence genome encodes:
- the slc23a1 gene encoding solute carrier family 23 member 1 isoform X1; amino-acid sequence: MADGGQDHGESQDEASGRRSRRAPAAAKEADGRRGLAADMIYTVEDVPPWYLCVLLGLQHYLTCFSGTVAVPFLLAEAMCVGRDQKVVSQLIGTIFTTVGITTLVQTTVGVRLPLFQASALAFLIPAQAILGLERWTCPSQDQIYGNGSLPLDTAHVWQPRIREVSLEQPPPVRPSIFFAVHPDRRTRSDPGRHRGVQHGGGGHRSPGAPRRPPGLHRTADRHAHRLAHRPLRLRHGRRPGRLPLGLLGAVHPPHRAVRSVPADHLAAFPRLQQEARPEVEQASRLQDVSHHPGHRAGVAPVLRLHAGGPLAQRPARLRSPGPHRRPRGHHDLRPLVQGAVPLPVGAADGDIGGRAGHVQRHLGGHRGIHRRLLRLRSAGRGAAASGPRHQQRDLHGGRLLHRGRAAGHGERLHVLQPQHRRASHHQGWQPSRGSVRRRHHVAAGMRGEVHGPLRLLAGSHPGRDVLHALRSASSAFSAFCALSFVPRRGPDGGGGGGGGLNPDFSGMITAVGLSNLQLVDLNSSRNLFVLGFSLFFGLTLPAYLDAHPKCIRTGAEELDQILTVLLSTEMFVGGFLAFCLDNTIPGSREERGLTRWSAMTSSSSSSPTYDFPAGMALIRRVGCLARLPVSPTFKGWAFSREPPRDVGGDDDGGGGDEPGPGEAELPQQDHRPSIKV
- the slc23a1 gene encoding solute carrier family 23 member 1 isoform X2, translating into MADGGQDHGESQDEASGRRSRRAPAAAKEADGRRGLAADMIYTVEDVPPWYLCVLLGLQHYLTCFSGTVAVPFLLAEAMCVGRDQKVVSQLIGTIFTTVGITTLVQTTVGVRLPLFQASALAFLIPAQAILGLERWTCPSQDQIYGNGSLPLDTAHVWQPRIREIQGAIVVSSTVEVAIGLLGLPGVLLDYIGPLTVTPTVSLIGLSVFATAGDRAGSHWGFSALCILLIVLFAQYLRTTSLPFPVYSRKRGLRLSRLHVFKMFPIILAIVLVWLLCYVFTLADLLPSDPRGYGHRARTDARGDIMTSAPWFRVPYPCQWGPPTVTLAGVLGMFSATLAGIVESIGDYYACARLAGAPPPPVHAINRGIFMEGVCCIVAGLLGTGNGSTSSSPNIGVLAITKVGSRRVVQYGAGIMLLLGCVGKFTALFASLPDPILGGMFCTLFGMITAVGLSNLQLVDLNSSRNLFVLGFSLFFGLTLPAYLDAHPKCIRTGAEELDQILTVLLSTEMFVGGFLAFCLDNTIPGSREERGLTRWSAMTSSSSSSPTYDFPAGMALIRRVGCLARLPVSPTFKGWAFSREPPRDVGGDDDGGGGDEPGPGEAELPQQDHRPSIKV